A region of Lemur catta isolate mLemCat1 chromosome 22, mLemCat1.pri, whole genome shotgun sequence DNA encodes the following proteins:
- the FGFR1 gene encoding fibroblast growth factor receptor 1 isoform X2, translating to MWSWKCLLFWAVLVTATLCTARPAPTLPEEAKPWGAPVEVESFLVHPGDLLQLRCRLRDDVQSINWLRDGVQLVESNRTRITGEEVEVRDSVPADSGLYACVTSSPSGSDTTYFSVNVSDALPSSEDDDDDDDSSSEEKETDNTKPNRMPVAPYWTSPEKMEKKLHAVPAAKTVKFKCPSSGTPNPTLRWLKNGKEFKPDHRIGGYKVRYATWSIIMDSVVPSDKGNYTCIVENEYGSINHTYQLDVVERSPHRPILQAGLPANKTVALGSNVEFMCKVYSDPQPHIQWLKHIEVNGSKIGPDNLPYVQILKTAGVNTTDKEMEVLHLRNVSFEDAGEYTCLAGNSIGLSHHSAWLTVLEALEERPAVMTSPLYLEIIIYCTGAFLISCMVGSVIIYKMKSGTKKSDFHSQMAVHKLAKSIPLRRQVSADSSASMNSGVLLVRPSRLSSSGTPMLAGVSEYELPEDPRWELPRDRLVLGKPLGEGCFGQVVLAEAIGLDKDKPNRVTKVAVKMLKSDATEKDLSDLISEMEMMKMIGKHKNIINLLGACTQDGPLYVIVEYASKGNLREYLQARRPPGLEYCYNPSHSPEEQLSSRDLVSCAYQVARGMEYLASKKCIHRDLAARNVLVTEDNVMKIADFGLARDIHHIDYYKKTTNGRLPVKWMAPEALFDRIYTHQSDVWSFGVLLWEIFTLGGSPYPGVPVEELFKLLKEGHRMDKPSNCTNELYMMMRDCWHAVPSQRPTFKQLVEDLDRIVALTSNQEYLDLSMPLDQYSPSFPDTRSSTCSSGEDSVFSHEPLPEEPCLPRHPAQLANGGLKPR from the exons CCAAGCCCTGGGGCGCCCCTGTGGAAGTGGAGTCCTTCCTGGTCCACCCTGGTGACCTGCTGCAGCTTCGCTGCCGGCTGCGGGACGATGTGCAGAGCATCAACTGGCTGCGGGACGGGGTGCAGCTGGTGGAAAGCAACCGCACCCGCATCacgggggaggaggtggaggtgcGGGACTCCGTGCCCGCGGACTCCGGCCTCTACGCTTGCGTGACCAGCAGCCCCTCGGGCAGTGATACCACCTACTTCTCCGTCAATGTTTCAG ATGCTCTCCCCTCCTCGGAGGACGACGATGACGATGATGACTCCTCTtcagaggagaaagagacagataaCACCAAACCAAACCGTATGC CTGTAGCTCCATACTGGACGTCCCCAGAAAAGATGGAGAAGAAGCTGCACGCCGTGCCAGCGGCCAAGACGGTGAAGTTCAAATGCCCTTCCAGCGGGACACCTAACCCCACGCTGCGCTGGCTGAAAAACGGCAAAGAATTCAAACCCGACCACAGGATTGGAGGCTACAag GTCCGTTACGCCACCTGGAGCATCATAATGGACTCCGTGGTGCCCTCTGACAAGGGCAACTACACCTGCATCGTGGAAAACGAGTACGGCAGCATTAACCACACCTACCAGCTCGATGTCGTGG AGCGGTCCCCGCACCGGCCCATCCTGCAGGCGGGGTTGCCTGCCAACAAGACGGTGGCCCTGGGCAGCAACGTGGAGTTCATGTGTAAGGTGTACAGCGACCCCCAGCCTCACATCCAGTGGCTAAAGCACATCGAGGTGAATGGGAGCAAGATTGGTCCCGACAACCTGCCCTACGTCCAGATCTTGAAG ACTGCCGGAGTTAACACCACCGACAAGGAGATGGAAGTGCTTCACTTAAGGAATGTCTCCTTTGAGGACGCGGGGGAGTATACGTGCTTGGCGGGTAACTCTATCGGACTCTCGCACCACTCTGCATGGCTGACCGTGCTGGAAG CCCTGGAGGAGAGGCCGGCGGTGATGACCTCGCCCCTGTACCTGGAGATCATCATCTACTGCACGGGGGCCTTCCTCATCTCCTGCATGGTGGGCTCCGTCATCATCTACAAGATGAAGAGTGGCACCAAGAAGAGCGACTTCCACAGCCAGATGGCTGTGCACAAGCTGGCCAAGAGCATCCCCCTGCGCAGACAG GTGTCGGCTGACTCCAGCGCCTCCATGAACTCCGGGGTTCTTCTGGTTCGGCCCTCGAGGCTCTCCTCCAGCGGGACCCCCATGCTCGCGGGGGTCTCTGAGTATGAGCTTCCCGAAGACCCTCGCTGGGAGCTGCCCCGGGACAG ACTGGTCTTAGGCAAACCCCTGGGAGAGGGCTGCTTTGGGCAGGTGGTGTTGGCCGAGGCCATTGGGCTGGACAAGGACAAACCCAACCGAGTGACCAAAGTGGCCGTGAAGATGTTGAAGT CGGATGCAACGGAGAAAGACCTGTCGGACCTGATCTCAGAAATGGAGATGATGAAGATGATCGGGAAGCACAAGAACATCATCAACCTGCTGGGAGCCTGCACGCAGGACG GTCCGCTGTACGTCATCGTGGAGTACGCCTCCAAGGGCAACCTGCGGGAGTACCTGCAGGCCCGCAGGCCGCCTGGGCTGGAGTACTGCTACAACCCCAGCCACAGCCCCGAGGAGCAGCTCTCCTCCAGGGACCTGGTCTCCTGCGCCTACCAGGTGGCCCGAGGCATGGAGTATCTCGCCTCTAAGAAG TGTATCCACCGAGACCTGGCTGCCAGGAACGTCCTGGTGACAGAGGACAACGTGATGAAGATCGCAGACTTTGGCCTGGCCCGGGACATCCACCACATCGACTACTATAAAAAGACCACGAAC GGCCGCCTGCCCGTGAAGTGGATGGCGCCCGAGGCGCTGTTTGACCGGATCTACACCCACCAGAGTGATGT GTGGTCTTTCGGGGTGCTCCTGTGGGAGATCTTCACTCTGGGCGGCTCCCCGTATCCCGGCGTGCCCGTGGAGGAGCTCTTCAAGCTGCTGAAGGAGGGTCATCGCATGGACAAGCCCAGTAACTGCACCAACGAGCT GTACATGATGATGCGGGACTGCTGGCACGCCGTGCCCTCGCAGAGACCCACCTTCAAGCAGCTGGTGGAAGACCTGGACCGCATCGTGGCCTTGACTTCCAACCAG GAGTACCTGGACCTGTCGATGCCCCTGGACCAGTACTCCCCCAGCTTCCCCGACACCCGCAGCTCCACCTGCTCCTCGGGGGAGGATTCCGTCTTCTCTCATGAGCCGTTGCCCGAGGAGCCCTGTCTGCCCCGACACCCAGCCCAGCTTGCCAATGGCGGACTCAAACCACGCTGA
- the FGFR1 gene encoding fibroblast growth factor receptor 1 isoform X1: MWSWKCLLFWAVLVTATLCTARPAPTLPEEAKPWGAPVEVESFLVHPGDLLQLRCRLRDDVQSINWLRDGVQLVESNRTRITGEEVEVRDSVPADSGLYACVTSSPSGSDTTYFSVNVSDALPSSEDDDDDDDSSSEEKETDNTKPNRMPVAPYWTSPEKMEKKLHAVPAAKTVKFKCPSSGTPNPTLRWLKNGKEFKPDHRIGGYKVRYATWSIIMDSVVPSDKGNYTCIVENEYGSINHTYQLDVVERSPHRPILQAGLPANKTVALGSNVEFMCKVYSDPQPHIQWLKHIEVNGSKIGPDNLPYVQILKTAGVNTTDKEMEVLHLRNVSFEDAGEYTCLAGNSIGLSHHSAWLTVLEALEERPAVMTSPLYLEIIIYCTGAFLISCMVGSVIIYKMKSGTKKSDFHSQMAVHKLAKSIPLRRQVTVSADSSASMNSGVLLVRPSRLSSSGTPMLAGVSEYELPEDPRWELPRDRLVLGKPLGEGCFGQVVLAEAIGLDKDKPNRVTKVAVKMLKSDATEKDLSDLISEMEMMKMIGKHKNIINLLGACTQDGPLYVIVEYASKGNLREYLQARRPPGLEYCYNPSHSPEEQLSSRDLVSCAYQVARGMEYLASKKCIHRDLAARNVLVTEDNVMKIADFGLARDIHHIDYYKKTTNGRLPVKWMAPEALFDRIYTHQSDVWSFGVLLWEIFTLGGSPYPGVPVEELFKLLKEGHRMDKPSNCTNELYMMMRDCWHAVPSQRPTFKQLVEDLDRIVALTSNQEYLDLSMPLDQYSPSFPDTRSSTCSSGEDSVFSHEPLPEEPCLPRHPAQLANGGLKPR, translated from the exons CCAAGCCCTGGGGCGCCCCTGTGGAAGTGGAGTCCTTCCTGGTCCACCCTGGTGACCTGCTGCAGCTTCGCTGCCGGCTGCGGGACGATGTGCAGAGCATCAACTGGCTGCGGGACGGGGTGCAGCTGGTGGAAAGCAACCGCACCCGCATCacgggggaggaggtggaggtgcGGGACTCCGTGCCCGCGGACTCCGGCCTCTACGCTTGCGTGACCAGCAGCCCCTCGGGCAGTGATACCACCTACTTCTCCGTCAATGTTTCAG ATGCTCTCCCCTCCTCGGAGGACGACGATGACGATGATGACTCCTCTtcagaggagaaagagacagataaCACCAAACCAAACCGTATGC CTGTAGCTCCATACTGGACGTCCCCAGAAAAGATGGAGAAGAAGCTGCACGCCGTGCCAGCGGCCAAGACGGTGAAGTTCAAATGCCCTTCCAGCGGGACACCTAACCCCACGCTGCGCTGGCTGAAAAACGGCAAAGAATTCAAACCCGACCACAGGATTGGAGGCTACAag GTCCGTTACGCCACCTGGAGCATCATAATGGACTCCGTGGTGCCCTCTGACAAGGGCAACTACACCTGCATCGTGGAAAACGAGTACGGCAGCATTAACCACACCTACCAGCTCGATGTCGTGG AGCGGTCCCCGCACCGGCCCATCCTGCAGGCGGGGTTGCCTGCCAACAAGACGGTGGCCCTGGGCAGCAACGTGGAGTTCATGTGTAAGGTGTACAGCGACCCCCAGCCTCACATCCAGTGGCTAAAGCACATCGAGGTGAATGGGAGCAAGATTGGTCCCGACAACCTGCCCTACGTCCAGATCTTGAAG ACTGCCGGAGTTAACACCACCGACAAGGAGATGGAAGTGCTTCACTTAAGGAATGTCTCCTTTGAGGACGCGGGGGAGTATACGTGCTTGGCGGGTAACTCTATCGGACTCTCGCACCACTCTGCATGGCTGACCGTGCTGGAAG CCCTGGAGGAGAGGCCGGCGGTGATGACCTCGCCCCTGTACCTGGAGATCATCATCTACTGCACGGGGGCCTTCCTCATCTCCTGCATGGTGGGCTCCGTCATCATCTACAAGATGAAGAGTGGCACCAAGAAGAGCGACTTCCACAGCCAGATGGCTGTGCACAAGCTGGCCAAGAGCATCCCCCTGCGCAGACAGGTAACA GTGTCGGCTGACTCCAGCGCCTCCATGAACTCCGGGGTTCTTCTGGTTCGGCCCTCGAGGCTCTCCTCCAGCGGGACCCCCATGCTCGCGGGGGTCTCTGAGTATGAGCTTCCCGAAGACCCTCGCTGGGAGCTGCCCCGGGACAG ACTGGTCTTAGGCAAACCCCTGGGAGAGGGCTGCTTTGGGCAGGTGGTGTTGGCCGAGGCCATTGGGCTGGACAAGGACAAACCCAACCGAGTGACCAAAGTGGCCGTGAAGATGTTGAAGT CGGATGCAACGGAGAAAGACCTGTCGGACCTGATCTCAGAAATGGAGATGATGAAGATGATCGGGAAGCACAAGAACATCATCAACCTGCTGGGAGCCTGCACGCAGGACG GTCCGCTGTACGTCATCGTGGAGTACGCCTCCAAGGGCAACCTGCGGGAGTACCTGCAGGCCCGCAGGCCGCCTGGGCTGGAGTACTGCTACAACCCCAGCCACAGCCCCGAGGAGCAGCTCTCCTCCAGGGACCTGGTCTCCTGCGCCTACCAGGTGGCCCGAGGCATGGAGTATCTCGCCTCTAAGAAG TGTATCCACCGAGACCTGGCTGCCAGGAACGTCCTGGTGACAGAGGACAACGTGATGAAGATCGCAGACTTTGGCCTGGCCCGGGACATCCACCACATCGACTACTATAAAAAGACCACGAAC GGCCGCCTGCCCGTGAAGTGGATGGCGCCCGAGGCGCTGTTTGACCGGATCTACACCCACCAGAGTGATGT GTGGTCTTTCGGGGTGCTCCTGTGGGAGATCTTCACTCTGGGCGGCTCCCCGTATCCCGGCGTGCCCGTGGAGGAGCTCTTCAAGCTGCTGAAGGAGGGTCATCGCATGGACAAGCCCAGTAACTGCACCAACGAGCT GTACATGATGATGCGGGACTGCTGGCACGCCGTGCCCTCGCAGAGACCCACCTTCAAGCAGCTGGTGGAAGACCTGGACCGCATCGTGGCCTTGACTTCCAACCAG GAGTACCTGGACCTGTCGATGCCCCTGGACCAGTACTCCCCCAGCTTCCCCGACACCCGCAGCTCCACCTGCTCCTCGGGGGAGGATTCCGTCTTCTCTCATGAGCCGTTGCCCGAGGAGCCCTGTCTGCCCCGACACCCAGCCCAGCTTGCCAATGGCGGACTCAAACCACGCTGA
- the FGFR1 gene encoding fibroblast growth factor receptor 1 isoform X4, which produces MWSWKCLLFWAVLVTATLCTARPAPTLPEEAKPWGAPVEVESFLVHPGDLLQLRCRLRDDVQSINWLRDGVQLVESNRTRITGEEVEVRDSVPADSGLYACVTSSPSGSDTTYFSVNVSDALPSSEDDDDDDDSSSEEKETDNTKPNPVAPYWTSPEKMEKKLHAVPAAKTVKFKCPSSGTPNPTLRWLKNGKEFKPDHRIGGYKVRYATWSIIMDSVVPSDKGNYTCIVENEYGSINHTYQLDVVERSPHRPILQAGLPANKTVALGSNVEFMCKVYSDPQPHIQWLKHIEVNGSKIGPDNLPYVQILKTAGVNTTDKEMEVLHLRNVSFEDAGEYTCLAGNSIGLSHHSAWLTVLEALEERPAVMTSPLYLEIIIYCTGAFLISCMVGSVIIYKMKSGTKKSDFHSQMAVHKLAKSIPLRRQVSADSSASMNSGVLLVRPSRLSSSGTPMLAGVSEYELPEDPRWELPRDRLVLGKPLGEGCFGQVVLAEAIGLDKDKPNRVTKVAVKMLKSDATEKDLSDLISEMEMMKMIGKHKNIINLLGACTQDGPLYVIVEYASKGNLREYLQARRPPGLEYCYNPSHSPEEQLSSRDLVSCAYQVARGMEYLASKKCIHRDLAARNVLVTEDNVMKIADFGLARDIHHIDYYKKTTNGRLPVKWMAPEALFDRIYTHQSDVWSFGVLLWEIFTLGGSPYPGVPVEELFKLLKEGHRMDKPSNCTNELYMMMRDCWHAVPSQRPTFKQLVEDLDRIVALTSNQEYLDLSMPLDQYSPSFPDTRSSTCSSGEDSVFSHEPLPEEPCLPRHPAQLANGGLKPR; this is translated from the exons CCAAGCCCTGGGGCGCCCCTGTGGAAGTGGAGTCCTTCCTGGTCCACCCTGGTGACCTGCTGCAGCTTCGCTGCCGGCTGCGGGACGATGTGCAGAGCATCAACTGGCTGCGGGACGGGGTGCAGCTGGTGGAAAGCAACCGCACCCGCATCacgggggaggaggtggaggtgcGGGACTCCGTGCCCGCGGACTCCGGCCTCTACGCTTGCGTGACCAGCAGCCCCTCGGGCAGTGATACCACCTACTTCTCCGTCAATGTTTCAG ATGCTCTCCCCTCCTCGGAGGACGACGATGACGATGATGACTCCTCTtcagaggagaaagagacagataaCACCAAACCAAACC CTGTAGCTCCATACTGGACGTCCCCAGAAAAGATGGAGAAGAAGCTGCACGCCGTGCCAGCGGCCAAGACGGTGAAGTTCAAATGCCCTTCCAGCGGGACACCTAACCCCACGCTGCGCTGGCTGAAAAACGGCAAAGAATTCAAACCCGACCACAGGATTGGAGGCTACAag GTCCGTTACGCCACCTGGAGCATCATAATGGACTCCGTGGTGCCCTCTGACAAGGGCAACTACACCTGCATCGTGGAAAACGAGTACGGCAGCATTAACCACACCTACCAGCTCGATGTCGTGG AGCGGTCCCCGCACCGGCCCATCCTGCAGGCGGGGTTGCCTGCCAACAAGACGGTGGCCCTGGGCAGCAACGTGGAGTTCATGTGTAAGGTGTACAGCGACCCCCAGCCTCACATCCAGTGGCTAAAGCACATCGAGGTGAATGGGAGCAAGATTGGTCCCGACAACCTGCCCTACGTCCAGATCTTGAAG ACTGCCGGAGTTAACACCACCGACAAGGAGATGGAAGTGCTTCACTTAAGGAATGTCTCCTTTGAGGACGCGGGGGAGTATACGTGCTTGGCGGGTAACTCTATCGGACTCTCGCACCACTCTGCATGGCTGACCGTGCTGGAAG CCCTGGAGGAGAGGCCGGCGGTGATGACCTCGCCCCTGTACCTGGAGATCATCATCTACTGCACGGGGGCCTTCCTCATCTCCTGCATGGTGGGCTCCGTCATCATCTACAAGATGAAGAGTGGCACCAAGAAGAGCGACTTCCACAGCCAGATGGCTGTGCACAAGCTGGCCAAGAGCATCCCCCTGCGCAGACAG GTGTCGGCTGACTCCAGCGCCTCCATGAACTCCGGGGTTCTTCTGGTTCGGCCCTCGAGGCTCTCCTCCAGCGGGACCCCCATGCTCGCGGGGGTCTCTGAGTATGAGCTTCCCGAAGACCCTCGCTGGGAGCTGCCCCGGGACAG ACTGGTCTTAGGCAAACCCCTGGGAGAGGGCTGCTTTGGGCAGGTGGTGTTGGCCGAGGCCATTGGGCTGGACAAGGACAAACCCAACCGAGTGACCAAAGTGGCCGTGAAGATGTTGAAGT CGGATGCAACGGAGAAAGACCTGTCGGACCTGATCTCAGAAATGGAGATGATGAAGATGATCGGGAAGCACAAGAACATCATCAACCTGCTGGGAGCCTGCACGCAGGACG GTCCGCTGTACGTCATCGTGGAGTACGCCTCCAAGGGCAACCTGCGGGAGTACCTGCAGGCCCGCAGGCCGCCTGGGCTGGAGTACTGCTACAACCCCAGCCACAGCCCCGAGGAGCAGCTCTCCTCCAGGGACCTGGTCTCCTGCGCCTACCAGGTGGCCCGAGGCATGGAGTATCTCGCCTCTAAGAAG TGTATCCACCGAGACCTGGCTGCCAGGAACGTCCTGGTGACAGAGGACAACGTGATGAAGATCGCAGACTTTGGCCTGGCCCGGGACATCCACCACATCGACTACTATAAAAAGACCACGAAC GGCCGCCTGCCCGTGAAGTGGATGGCGCCCGAGGCGCTGTTTGACCGGATCTACACCCACCAGAGTGATGT GTGGTCTTTCGGGGTGCTCCTGTGGGAGATCTTCACTCTGGGCGGCTCCCCGTATCCCGGCGTGCCCGTGGAGGAGCTCTTCAAGCTGCTGAAGGAGGGTCATCGCATGGACAAGCCCAGTAACTGCACCAACGAGCT GTACATGATGATGCGGGACTGCTGGCACGCCGTGCCCTCGCAGAGACCCACCTTCAAGCAGCTGGTGGAAGACCTGGACCGCATCGTGGCCTTGACTTCCAACCAG GAGTACCTGGACCTGTCGATGCCCCTGGACCAGTACTCCCCCAGCTTCCCCGACACCCGCAGCTCCACCTGCTCCTCGGGGGAGGATTCCGTCTTCTCTCATGAGCCGTTGCCCGAGGAGCCCTGTCTGCCCCGACACCCAGCCCAGCTTGCCAATGGCGGACTCAAACCACGCTGA
- the FGFR1 gene encoding fibroblast growth factor receptor 1 isoform X3, protein MWSWKCLLFWAVLVTATLCTARPAPTLPEEAKPWGAPVEVESFLVHPGDLLQLRCRLRDDVQSINWLRDGVQLVESNRTRITGEEVEVRDSVPADSGLYACVTSSPSGSDTTYFSVNVSDALPSSEDDDDDDDSSSEEKETDNTKPNPVAPYWTSPEKMEKKLHAVPAAKTVKFKCPSSGTPNPTLRWLKNGKEFKPDHRIGGYKVRYATWSIIMDSVVPSDKGNYTCIVENEYGSINHTYQLDVVERSPHRPILQAGLPANKTVALGSNVEFMCKVYSDPQPHIQWLKHIEVNGSKIGPDNLPYVQILKTAGVNTTDKEMEVLHLRNVSFEDAGEYTCLAGNSIGLSHHSAWLTVLEALEERPAVMTSPLYLEIIIYCTGAFLISCMVGSVIIYKMKSGTKKSDFHSQMAVHKLAKSIPLRRQVTVSADSSASMNSGVLLVRPSRLSSSGTPMLAGVSEYELPEDPRWELPRDRLVLGKPLGEGCFGQVVLAEAIGLDKDKPNRVTKVAVKMLKSDATEKDLSDLISEMEMMKMIGKHKNIINLLGACTQDGPLYVIVEYASKGNLREYLQARRPPGLEYCYNPSHSPEEQLSSRDLVSCAYQVARGMEYLASKKCIHRDLAARNVLVTEDNVMKIADFGLARDIHHIDYYKKTTNGRLPVKWMAPEALFDRIYTHQSDVWSFGVLLWEIFTLGGSPYPGVPVEELFKLLKEGHRMDKPSNCTNELYMMMRDCWHAVPSQRPTFKQLVEDLDRIVALTSNQEYLDLSMPLDQYSPSFPDTRSSTCSSGEDSVFSHEPLPEEPCLPRHPAQLANGGLKPR, encoded by the exons CCAAGCCCTGGGGCGCCCCTGTGGAAGTGGAGTCCTTCCTGGTCCACCCTGGTGACCTGCTGCAGCTTCGCTGCCGGCTGCGGGACGATGTGCAGAGCATCAACTGGCTGCGGGACGGGGTGCAGCTGGTGGAAAGCAACCGCACCCGCATCacgggggaggaggtggaggtgcGGGACTCCGTGCCCGCGGACTCCGGCCTCTACGCTTGCGTGACCAGCAGCCCCTCGGGCAGTGATACCACCTACTTCTCCGTCAATGTTTCAG ATGCTCTCCCCTCCTCGGAGGACGACGATGACGATGATGACTCCTCTtcagaggagaaagagacagataaCACCAAACCAAACC CTGTAGCTCCATACTGGACGTCCCCAGAAAAGATGGAGAAGAAGCTGCACGCCGTGCCAGCGGCCAAGACGGTGAAGTTCAAATGCCCTTCCAGCGGGACACCTAACCCCACGCTGCGCTGGCTGAAAAACGGCAAAGAATTCAAACCCGACCACAGGATTGGAGGCTACAag GTCCGTTACGCCACCTGGAGCATCATAATGGACTCCGTGGTGCCCTCTGACAAGGGCAACTACACCTGCATCGTGGAAAACGAGTACGGCAGCATTAACCACACCTACCAGCTCGATGTCGTGG AGCGGTCCCCGCACCGGCCCATCCTGCAGGCGGGGTTGCCTGCCAACAAGACGGTGGCCCTGGGCAGCAACGTGGAGTTCATGTGTAAGGTGTACAGCGACCCCCAGCCTCACATCCAGTGGCTAAAGCACATCGAGGTGAATGGGAGCAAGATTGGTCCCGACAACCTGCCCTACGTCCAGATCTTGAAG ACTGCCGGAGTTAACACCACCGACAAGGAGATGGAAGTGCTTCACTTAAGGAATGTCTCCTTTGAGGACGCGGGGGAGTATACGTGCTTGGCGGGTAACTCTATCGGACTCTCGCACCACTCTGCATGGCTGACCGTGCTGGAAG CCCTGGAGGAGAGGCCGGCGGTGATGACCTCGCCCCTGTACCTGGAGATCATCATCTACTGCACGGGGGCCTTCCTCATCTCCTGCATGGTGGGCTCCGTCATCATCTACAAGATGAAGAGTGGCACCAAGAAGAGCGACTTCCACAGCCAGATGGCTGTGCACAAGCTGGCCAAGAGCATCCCCCTGCGCAGACAGGTAACA GTGTCGGCTGACTCCAGCGCCTCCATGAACTCCGGGGTTCTTCTGGTTCGGCCCTCGAGGCTCTCCTCCAGCGGGACCCCCATGCTCGCGGGGGTCTCTGAGTATGAGCTTCCCGAAGACCCTCGCTGGGAGCTGCCCCGGGACAG ACTGGTCTTAGGCAAACCCCTGGGAGAGGGCTGCTTTGGGCAGGTGGTGTTGGCCGAGGCCATTGGGCTGGACAAGGACAAACCCAACCGAGTGACCAAAGTGGCCGTGAAGATGTTGAAGT CGGATGCAACGGAGAAAGACCTGTCGGACCTGATCTCAGAAATGGAGATGATGAAGATGATCGGGAAGCACAAGAACATCATCAACCTGCTGGGAGCCTGCACGCAGGACG GTCCGCTGTACGTCATCGTGGAGTACGCCTCCAAGGGCAACCTGCGGGAGTACCTGCAGGCCCGCAGGCCGCCTGGGCTGGAGTACTGCTACAACCCCAGCCACAGCCCCGAGGAGCAGCTCTCCTCCAGGGACCTGGTCTCCTGCGCCTACCAGGTGGCCCGAGGCATGGAGTATCTCGCCTCTAAGAAG TGTATCCACCGAGACCTGGCTGCCAGGAACGTCCTGGTGACAGAGGACAACGTGATGAAGATCGCAGACTTTGGCCTGGCCCGGGACATCCACCACATCGACTACTATAAAAAGACCACGAAC GGCCGCCTGCCCGTGAAGTGGATGGCGCCCGAGGCGCTGTTTGACCGGATCTACACCCACCAGAGTGATGT GTGGTCTTTCGGGGTGCTCCTGTGGGAGATCTTCACTCTGGGCGGCTCCCCGTATCCCGGCGTGCCCGTGGAGGAGCTCTTCAAGCTGCTGAAGGAGGGTCATCGCATGGACAAGCCCAGTAACTGCACCAACGAGCT GTACATGATGATGCGGGACTGCTGGCACGCCGTGCCCTCGCAGAGACCCACCTTCAAGCAGCTGGTGGAAGACCTGGACCGCATCGTGGCCTTGACTTCCAACCAG GAGTACCTGGACCTGTCGATGCCCCTGGACCAGTACTCCCCCAGCTTCCCCGACACCCGCAGCTCCACCTGCTCCTCGGGGGAGGATTCCGTCTTCTCTCATGAGCCGTTGCCCGAGGAGCCCTGTCTGCCCCGACACCCAGCCCAGCTTGCCAATGGCGGACTCAAACCACGCTGA